Below is a genomic region from Vicia villosa cultivar HV-30 ecotype Madison, WI unplaced genomic scaffold, Vvil1.0 ctg.001080F_1_1_3, whole genome shotgun sequence.
CATTAGTAGGGAAGAAGCGGAGGGTCTAGAGAAACCGTTCCTTGAGTTTGAGATTAAGAAGGCGGTGTGGGAGTGCGGAGGGTCGAAGAGTCCGGGTCCCGATggattctcttttctttttttgaaaaaatgttgGCACTTTATTAAAGAGGattttatcaattttttcaattgctttttTCAAGGAGGTCCGATAGCTAGAGGGATCACATCTTCCTTCTTGACTTTAATTCCAAAGGTAAACAACTCGGTGGGCTTGAATGATTATAGATCCATTTGCTTGGTGGGATGTTTATACAAGGCGGTTTCAAAACTTTTAACGGGTAGATTAAAAGTGGTGCTTAACTCAATTATTTCTCCTTCTCAAAATGCTTTTGTTCCCGGTAGACAATTATTGGATGGTGTTATTGTGGCTAACTAAGTGGTGGATCATGCGAGAAAAGAAGGGCGTAGTTGTGTCCTTTTCAAGGTGGACTTCGATAAAGCTTACGACAAGGTGatcctctttcaccttttttatttgttttagtagCAGAAGGGCTTATGGGTCTAGTAAAGAAATCCATGCTTTTGGGTGAATTACAAAGTTATTCCTTCAATGATAATTGTAAagtggatattcttcaatttgcggatgacacgctTATTGTGGGGGATGGAAGTTGGAAACATTTGTGGGCGGTCCGAACGGTCCTTCGGGCTTTCGAACTAATGTCGGGTCTCGGTATTAATTACAATAAAAGTAAGTTGATTGGTATTAATTCTAGTGTGCATTTTTTGGAGGCGGCTTCCAATTTTCTATCTTGTAAGGTGGAGGagagtaatttttattttttgggcATTCCTATTGGATTTAATCCAAGAAAGGAGGCCACTTGGAAACCTCTTCTGGTGAAAATGAGGAATCGCTTGGAAGGTTGGTCGAATCGGTTTTTAAATTTGGGAGGAAGGATTACTCTTCTTAAATCGGTGCTAAGCTCGCTTTGCATTTTTACTATATCCTTTTACAAGATGCCGAAGAAAGTGGCGAGATTGTTCACTAGTGTTCAAAGTAGATTCCTTTGGGGTGGTATAGAAGATAAAAGAAGTATCCATTGGATAAAGTGGGGGATGTCACTTTACCGAGGAAGTATGGTGGTTTAGGGGTGAAGAACTTGTCTCTTTTTAATATGGCGCTTCTTAACAAATGGAGGTGGCGGATTCTACAAGGACAAAGCTCTTTGTGGTACAAAGTTTTGAAAGCGCGGTATGGTGATCTTTCTTCTTCGGTGATCGGCATGGATGGTAAGATATTATCGCCTCTTTTTTCCTTTTGGTGGAAAgacattttaaatattaattcttcttcatctttttcttcccTTGGTATGAATGATCCTATTGTTGGTAGTTGCAAATTTATTATCCGCGATGGTTATAATACACCGTTTTAGTATTCAAAGTGGCTGGATGATATGGTTTTGAAAGAGGCTTATCCGGATTTATTTTTTGCATCCCGGCTTAAAAATGTTTCGGTGGCGGCCATGGGAGGGTGGTTGGAGGAGGAATGGAAATGGGGAGATTTAGGCCTTCCCAGTTCCGTGATGGAGGATCCATCTCTTAGGGGGCTTCGGTTGTCCTTAATGAGTCGCTTGGAAAATTTCAAAGGTTGGTCGGTAGGCAAGGATACCGTGGTTTGGAATAGTAATTCCGAGGGGGTTTTTTCGGTATCGTCTTGCTATGAGCTCTATGAAAATTCCTATATTCCTTTTGGTCCCCATCCTAAGCACGTGGAGGCCTTTGATTTAGTGTGGGCTATGGATGTTCCTTTTAAAATAAAGGCGTTTGGTTGGAGGCTATTTCACAATAGGCTTCCTATGAAGGATTTTTTGGAGTTGCGAGGTATGTCTTTGTCCGCGGATGATTTAAAGTGTATACTTTGTGGTGTGAGTAAGGAGAATAGCGATCATTtattttttggttgtttggtggTGAAAAATATTTGGAATGAAATAGCTTTTTGGGTGGGTAAAGGGGCTTTTTCCGTTGAAGAGTGCTTCtcaaattttatggattggcactTGTTTTTTCATAGTAAATTGGTGTTGAATAGAAAGTTGGATATTATTTGGTTTGCTACAACTTGGTGCCTTTGGTTGGTTAGAAATGGCGCTTGTTTTCGCAAAGAGGCTTAGAGTGTAAACAACATTGTTTGGAACATCAAGTTGTTGGCTTGGAGATGGTCGTTTTGTGGAAAAATTACTCAATCCAATTATTCCCTTTACGAGTTTTGTAAGAATCCGTTGTACTATCTCTCTAATGTAATTGGTTAGTAATTTTTCTTTTGGCGGGGTTTCCCGTTTCATCTcttgtaatcgggttggagaacccttagttctcccttttatgatatatatatatatatatatatatatatatatatatatatatatatatatatatatatatattgagaatgGATAAGTTATATGTGAATGTGGGAATGAATAAGAaccattaaatttaaaaaggataGATTCAGATTAAATTTCTTATTTCATTAAATCATATGTCattaagaagagagagaaattagtaataaaattttaaaatatcttttaatctcaACCATAAAATctaaatccaatggttgatattaaATTCTTACATTTTCTTATAACTTACtcattctcatttaatatatatatatatatatatatatatatatatatatatatatatatatatatatatatatatatggagcatatgaAATGGAATTATTTTATAATGAGATATGACAAGAACAAATATCAAtaattagattcatcaagagagataaATTAATAGCCATATTAATGTGTTagcattctctctcttgatgaatcataaAAAATGTGTGCTATGTAAAATAAATAGGGAAaaactaacatgtgccccaagggcacaagttaattagatatttatagaaatatttgtttggaacgcgtgcattcaatgtatcgaaactttaaatatgactttattgtatttaattacatttaactttttctaattataatatCTTTAACATGTGCCTTTAGGGTACAAGTTAACATGACCCAAATAAATAAATGTGTGCTATTGCAATTCATTCATTCCGCTATAAAATGCAGGAGtttgaaatatcataaaaattgtgtggtatgtaaaataaataaataaatgtgtcGTGTTTTTCTTCTATTTGAATGTCTCGAGGAAAATAGTATTCAGCAAAGTCAAGGTTAAAGCATTagtaaataaaagta
It encodes:
- the LOC131633158 gene encoding uncharacterized protein LOC131633158, with the translated sequence MVLKEAYPDLFFASRLKNVSVAAMGGWLEEEWKWGDLGLPSSVMEDPSLRGLRLSLMSRLENFKGWSVGKDTVVWNSNSEGVFSVSSCYELYENSYIPFGPHPKHVEAFDLVWAMDVPFKIKAFGWRLFHNRLPMKDFLELRGMSLSADDLKCILCGVSKENSDHLFFGCLVVKNIWNEIAFWVGKGAFSVEECFSNFMDWHLFFHSKLVLNRKLDIIWFATTWCLWLVRNGACFRKEA